The stretch of DNA TTTCGGCTAAAACAATCCCATTACAAATTACTTTTAAATGTTTATTTGTGTTTTCTAAGCGTGCTGGACGAGGGTAATCCCAAACTGATTCTTGACCGGGTTTTGGTGGAATTGGATTTGGTCTCATGGTTAATGATTTTCTGATTTAATGAGGTTGAGTTATTAGGCGATCGCAAATCGTAAGCTATGTAATTACTTTATAGTTTCACAATAACTATAATCGTTAATTATAAAGCAAATTATCAGGAGAAAAAATGTTTTTTACTAAATACGCTCCCGAAATTCTGCTCCGCATGGGGGAACATTTAATTTTAGTAGCGATCGCTATGACAATAGCAATAGCGATCGGTATTCCTTTAGGCATCCTGATTACTCGCCAAGAGAAATTTGCTCAACCAATTCTCGGAGTTGCCAATGCCGTACAAACTATTCCTAGTTTAGCGATTTTTGGATTTCTTATTTCCGTTCCATTCCTGGGGGGAATTGGTACAACTCCTGCCATTTTCGCCCTAACTTTATACGCTTTACTTCCGCTAATTAGTAACACTTATATTGGCATTAATAGCGTCGATCCTGCAATTCGAGAAGCTGGAAGAGGAATGGGAATGACAGATTGGGAATTGCTATTTCAAGTAGAAATTCCCCTATCTTTAGGAGTAATTTTAGCAGGAGTTAGAGTAGCAACAGTTATTTCTGTGGGAATTGCGACTATTGCAGCGGCGATCGGTGGCGGCGGATTAGGAGTATTTATTTTTCGCGGTATTGCTACAGTTAATAATGAATTAATTTTAGCAGGAGCTATACCCGCTGCTATTATCGCTTTAGGGGCAGATTTTTTCTTAGGATGGGTAGAAAAGCAATTAACACAATATAAACAAAGAAAAGAAAATTTTAATCGAAAATATGCGATTGTTTCCGGTATATTAATTTTCATGATATTGGGATTAATTGTTTTTGTGAACCGACCAACAGCAGCTACAATTGCGATCGGGGGAAAAAATTTCACTGAACAATTTATTTTAGGAGAAATTCTCGCTCAACATATTGAATCCCGCACGCAACTAAAAGTCGATCGACGCTTTAATTTAGGAGGAACTTCTATCGTTCATGAAGCTGTAAAAGCTGGGAAAATAGCAGGTTATATAGAATATACAGGAACAGCATTGACAGCGATATTAAAACAAGAACCAATCAAAAATCCTGAAGTTGTCTATCAAAAAGTTAAGCAAGAATACAACAATAAATTCAAGTTAGAAGTTTTGGATCGTTTGGGATTTAACAGTACTTACGCGATGATTATTCGCGGAGAAGATGCTAGACGTTTAAATATCAAAACTCTTTCGGAAGCGGCGAAATATACTCCCCAATGGCAAGCAGGATTTTGGTATGAATTTCTGGAAAGAAAAGATGGTTATGAAGGGTTAGTTAAGACTTATGGCTTCAAATTTACCAAACCTCCGAAACAAATGGAGTTAGGATTAATGTATCAAGCTTTAAAAGAAAAGCAAGTAGATTTTGTGGCAGCAAATGCTACAGATGGCTTGATTCCTCTGCTGGATTTAGTGGTTTTGAAAGATGATAAGAATTATTTCCCTCCTTATGAAGCTATCCCGGTTTTCAATCAAGAAATTCTGAAAAAATATCCAGAATTGCGAAATGTAATTAATGAATTAGCTGGTTTAATTACAACAGAAGAAATGCAAAAAATGAATTATCAAGTAGATAATCAATCTCTTCCTGCTGAAGAGGTGGCGCGTCAATGGCTGAAATCTAAAAAGCTTGAATCTTGATTTAAAGCATGGTCGTAATATTGAATAGAAAAAAATGCTACAGATCTCTAACCATCAGTTATCTGTAGCAGTCCAAAAAAGCTGTGTTTAGTTCAATTTCGCCAATGCAATCTTTGAGTCATTGGAAGAAGCTTCACTAACCATCCCTGAATATTCGCCGTTATAGTTGGTAAATCCAGAAGGTCCTCTGCGAATATTAGATAAACGAATTTGCCAATCGGAAACCTCTTCGTAGCTAAGGTAATTAGTCTTAGAAGTCGTTGTCCAGACTCCCCAAAGACAAGTATCTTCAAACTGAAGCATTCCTGTTTTGCGTAAGTTAAAAGATTGCGGAGTTCCGGGCAAGGGAATGATGCTGTAGCACGAAGTTTGAAATTCCAATTGCGGGTTAATCTCTACCAGTTCATCCACCAGTTCTGAGATCGCTTCTTCAAGACGTAACAAGTCTTCATGGTCATCATCGGGTAGCCCGATAATGATGCCGTAAGCAATGACAGGTACACCAGTTCTGACTACAGATTTCATCAAGGTACAATGCTCTTGCCAAGGTAGGAGCTTTTTGTATGCTTCTCGTCCAAACACTGGACGTTCGGCAGGTATATAAGCTAAAGGACAACCGACTTTACCATCCCAGCCAAACAGTGCTTCAATCAGTTCTTCGTCAGGTCTGAGGTCGGTGCTTTCGTAGTTGCGCCCAGCACCGAGAGTTGTTTTCCTCAGTTCTAAACCATTGGGCCACATGAGAGTAATTCCCATCTCCCGCGCACCATTGGTAATTTCGAGGATCTCTTCTCGCCCTTCAGGAAATAGTCCACGAGCGAGGAATTGATCGGACCCAATATTGATCGATCGCGCCCCGGCTTCTTTCTGGATTTCCAACCATTTCAGGGCTGTTTTTGGGGACATTCTCCGAAAGCCAGTACCGTAGGTGGGTGTCATGCAAAAATCGCAAGTGCGATCGCAGCCAATATCAGCAACCAACGAACCGACTGGCGCAAATCCTTGAACATTGGGTAGTGTTCCTAAACAGTCCCGTGCCACTTGCAGTGAGGGTAGCGCCCACTCATCTGGACTTTTAGCTTTAGTCTTCTTGGGATACTGTTTCCCATCTGCGAGAATAACCCCCGTGAGTTCTTCTCGCGGGGGTCTTCCCAGTACATGATCGAAAATAGCCCAATTCGCTGCCCCTGATTTATCCTGAACTACAGCTGCTGCGCCAGCCTTCAAGTAGTGGTGCGGTTCAGCGAAAGCATCCGATCCACCAACAACAATTGGATGACCTCCCTTAGCCAAATGCTCGATCAGCATACAGCTGACTTGACGATCTTGGGAGAAATTAACTGTCACTCCCCACGCATCAAATGCTTGAGGATCGAGTGCCGAAATGTTGCCTCCTACATAAGTTTTTCGTAGAGTCATCCCTTTCCAGACAACCTCTCCAAATTCTTCACTATGATCGCCATCTCTGAGATTGACTAATTGTGCGTCAAATCCGCCTGCTTGCAAGTCAGCTAGCAAAACTTGCTTGCTGATTAAAGAACGATGTCTATATAGAGAAGTCCAATTTTTGCCTTCAGGATCGAATAGTCCTGTTGCTGGAACTTCAATCAGTCCAATTGTTGGAGACTTTTTCACTTCCATAGTTCAGGGTATGTAATGTGGATGACAGTCAATACTTTTCTAGCGGAACGCTCCCAACTTTTAGGGGTGGTAACACTACTTGGGCTAACTAGTTTTCTATAAGTTCAAAGGATAGGTGAACAAATGTGTAATCCGATCCAAATTTTTAATTTTCTTAATAATTTTTTTTGTTAACATGAATCACTCATCAGTAAATCTGAGTTGAAAAAATGTTTTCTATATGTCTAGCGATTCGTTCAGAAAGTATCATCTGCATAGCCTGTATGGTGTAGCTTAGGACTGTGGGCGATAAATACTGGGCAGGTTGAGAAAAATGGTACGACTAAAACTGTGGCAAATCATTGTATTAGCAACACCGATCGCAATTATCATTGCTTTTTTGCTGGTAGCAGCAGGGCAACAAATTCACTCTTGGAGGATTAATTGGATCTGGGCTATTTTCACTTTAATGTTGCTGGGTTGGCGTT from Phormidium ambiguum IAM M-71 encodes:
- a CDS encoding glycine betaine ABC transporter substrate-binding protein, with the translated sequence MFFTKYAPEILLRMGEHLILVAIAMTIAIAIGIPLGILITRQEKFAQPILGVANAVQTIPSLAIFGFLISVPFLGGIGTTPAIFALTLYALLPLISNTYIGINSVDPAIREAGRGMGMTDWELLFQVEIPLSLGVILAGVRVATVISVGIATIAAAIGGGGLGVFIFRGIATVNNELILAGAIPAAIIALGADFFLGWVEKQLTQYKQRKENFNRKYAIVSGILIFMILGLIVFVNRPTAATIAIGGKNFTEQFILGEILAQHIESRTQLKVDRRFNLGGTSIVHEAVKAGKIAGYIEYTGTALTAILKQEPIKNPEVVYQKVKQEYNNKFKLEVLDRLGFNSTYAMIIRGEDARRLNIKTLSEAAKYTPQWQAGFWYEFLERKDGYEGLVKTYGFKFTKPPKQMELGLMYQALKEKQVDFVAANATDGLIPLLDLVVLKDDKNYFPPYEAIPVFNQEILKKYPELRNVINELAGLITTEEMQKMNYQVDNQSLPAEEVARQWLKSKKLES
- a CDS encoding radical SAM protein — encoded protein: MEVKKSPTIGLIEVPATGLFDPEGKNWTSLYRHRSLISKQVLLADLQAGGFDAQLVNLRDGDHSEEFGEVVWKGMTLRKTYVGGNISALDPQAFDAWGVTVNFSQDRQVSCMLIEHLAKGGHPIVVGGSDAFAEPHHYLKAGAAAVVQDKSGAANWAIFDHVLGRPPREELTGVILADGKQYPKKTKAKSPDEWALPSLQVARDCLGTLPNVQGFAPVGSLVADIGCDRTCDFCMTPTYGTGFRRMSPKTALKWLEIQKEAGARSINIGSDQFLARGLFPEGREEILEITNGAREMGITLMWPNGLELRKTTLGAGRNYESTDLRPDEELIEALFGWDGKVGCPLAYIPAERPVFGREAYKKLLPWQEHCTLMKSVVRTGVPVIAYGIIIGLPDDDHEDLLRLEEAISELVDELVEINPQLEFQTSCYSIIPLPGTPQSFNLRKTGMLQFEDTCLWGVWTTTSKTNYLSYEEVSDWQIRLSNIRRGPSGFTNYNGEYSGMVSEASSNDSKIALAKLN